From a single Oceanobacillus kimchii X50 genomic region:
- a CDS encoding aldehyde dehydrogenase family protein, whose amino-acid sequence MKLYENLNKNFISGEWRDGQGETTYEVKNPYNDEVLQEIKMASKEDIDEAYKSAEQAKKEWAKFNPFERSSIMEKAVQIIDARREEFVNHLIREGGSSHLKANVEIDFVIAITREAASFPLRMSGEIVPSLIPGKENRIYRSPLGVVGVIGPFNFPMYLAMRSVAPALAVGNGVVLKPDDQTAVTGGILLAKVFEEAGLPKGVFNVVVPNIEDIGDAFVEHPIPRLISFTGSTPVGRHIGEICGRNIKKVALELGGNNPLVVLEDAKVENAVNSALFGKFMHNGQICMAINRIIVHKDIYEEFVEKFVEKAKKIKVGNPSEKDNLIGPLINRQAIDRILEQIESAKEQGAEVVLEGKVEGNVMHPYILTGSNDVATAQNEMFGPVATIISAESDEEAIRIANDTPFGLSGAVHAGSPERGVEVAKQITSGMVHVNDQSVNDEPLIAFGGEKASGLGRFGGKWSLEEFTTVQWISVQTEERENPFHTDYLE is encoded by the coding sequence ATGAAACTTTATGAAAATCTTAACAAAAATTTTATCTCTGGCGAATGGCGTGATGGCCAAGGGGAAACCACTTATGAAGTGAAAAACCCCTATAATGATGAAGTTCTGCAAGAAATAAAAATGGCTAGTAAAGAAGATATAGATGAGGCTTATAAATCTGCTGAACAGGCTAAAAAGGAATGGGCAAAATTTAATCCATTCGAACGCTCTTCCATCATGGAAAAAGCAGTTCAGATTATCGATGCGAGAAGAGAAGAGTTTGTTAACCATTTAATTAGGGAAGGTGGCTCATCCCATCTGAAAGCTAACGTCGAAATTGACTTTGTTATTGCAATTACAAGGGAGGCAGCTTCTTTTCCACTTAGAATGAGTGGGGAAATTGTCCCTTCCCTGATCCCAGGAAAGGAAAATAGGATTTACCGTAGTCCTCTAGGGGTAGTCGGTGTAATAGGACCATTTAACTTTCCAATGTATCTTGCCATGCGTTCGGTTGCACCGGCACTTGCTGTCGGTAACGGGGTCGTACTGAAACCTGATGATCAGACAGCTGTAACTGGAGGAATATTGCTTGCGAAGGTATTTGAAGAAGCTGGATTGCCGAAAGGAGTCTTTAATGTTGTCGTTCCAAACATAGAGGATATCGGCGATGCATTTGTGGAACATCCAATTCCACGGTTAATTTCATTTACAGGGTCTACTCCGGTAGGACGGCATATCGGTGAAATTTGCGGAAGAAATATTAAAAAAGTTGCTCTTGAGTTAGGGGGGAACAACCCACTCGTAGTGCTGGAAGATGCGAAAGTGGAAAATGCGGTAAACTCGGCATTATTCGGTAAGTTTATGCATAATGGACAAATATGTATGGCCATAAATCGAATTATTGTTCATAAGGATATATATGAGGAGTTTGTTGAGAAATTTGTTGAAAAGGCGAAAAAGATTAAAGTGGGCAATCCAAGTGAGAAGGACAATCTAATCGGTCCTTTGATAAATCGGCAGGCAATTGATCGGATACTCGAACAAATCGAATCAGCTAAAGAGCAAGGGGCAGAAGTTGTGTTGGAAGGAAAAGTAGAAGGGAACGTCATGCACCCTTATATACTAACAGGTTCGAATGATGTTGCAACTGCTCAGAACGAAATGTTTGGGCCGGTGGCAACTATTATTTCTGCTGAAAGTGATGAAGAAGCAATTCGCATTGCAAATGACACCCCATTTGGTCTAAGCGGGGCGGTTCACGCAGGTTCCCCGGAAAGAGGTGTGGAGGTGGCCAAACAGATAACCTCTGGTATGGTTCATGTGAATGACCAAAGCGTTAATGATGAGCCATTGATTGCATTCGGAGGGGAGAAAGCATCTGGATTGGGCCGATTTGGAGGGAAATGGTCACTTGAAGAGTTTACAACTGTCCAATGGATTTCTGTCCAAACCGAAGAAAGGGAAAATCCTTTCCATACAGATTATTTGGAGTAA
- a CDS encoding DHA2 family efflux MFS transporter permease subunit, with translation MNQIHRPTVVALLLAGSFIAILNQTLMITAIPPIIIEMGITANSAQWLTTVFMLVNGIMIPVSAFLIERFTTRQLFMSAMGIFAIGTLVAGVAPVFEMLLVGRVIQSIGAGVMLPLMTTVFLLIFPINRRGSVMGLIGLVISFAPAIGPALSGWVTGHFSWRYLFFIIFPIAVIDMIIAYFALKNVTEVKKTKLDIPSVILSSFGFGGILYGVTNAGNYGWGASITLITLAIGVISLTLFILRQLKLTHPMLEFRVFKYAIFPFSVFIGSITFMGLIGTETLIPLFMQNMREFSAFQAGMAMLPGALVTGFLAPIIGRMFDRYGGKWIVLPGVVIITLATVPFIFIDTETTFAFITTLYAVRMLGLALIMMPIQTAALNQLPNNLIPHGAAMDGTMRMTAASVGTAVLVTVMTSVESMAENQVARPDILGVNVSFSVIAVLGLCTIIAYFFIKFDPSPAKIAKMEEDKSN, from the coding sequence GTGAATCAAATCCATCGACCAACCGTAGTAGCACTATTATTAGCTGGTTCTTTTATTGCAATTTTAAATCAAACGCTAATGATAACAGCCATTCCCCCAATAATTATAGAAATGGGTATTACGGCAAATAGTGCTCAATGGTTAACAACAGTTTTTATGCTTGTAAATGGAATCATGATTCCAGTAAGTGCGTTCTTGATTGAACGATTTACAACCAGACAATTATTTATGTCAGCAATGGGGATCTTTGCTATAGGAACATTAGTGGCAGGTGTAGCCCCTGTTTTTGAGATGTTATTAGTTGGAAGAGTTATTCAATCTATTGGAGCAGGGGTAATGCTGCCACTTATGACGACAGTATTCTTACTGATTTTTCCAATTAATCGCCGTGGCTCTGTAATGGGGTTAATTGGTTTAGTTATTTCTTTTGCTCCAGCTATCGGTCCAGCATTATCCGGATGGGTAACAGGACATTTTTCTTGGAGATATTTGTTCTTTATTATCTTCCCGATTGCAGTCATTGATATGATTATCGCTTACTTTGCTTTAAAAAATGTAACAGAGGTAAAAAAGACAAAGCTCGATATCCCATCGGTTATTCTATCTTCGTTTGGGTTTGGTGGAATTTTATATGGTGTGACCAATGCAGGGAATTATGGCTGGGGAGCATCAATTACACTAATAACACTGGCTATTGGCGTTATCTCATTAACATTATTTATTTTGAGACAGTTAAAACTAACACATCCAATGCTAGAATTTCGTGTGTTCAAATATGCCATTTTCCCGTTCAGTGTTTTTATTGGTTCGATAACATTTATGGGACTTATTGGTACAGAGACGTTAATTCCATTATTTATGCAGAATATGCGTGAATTCAGTGCATTTCAAGCGGGGATGGCAATGTTGCCAGGTGCATTAGTAACTGGATTTCTAGCACCTATAATTGGTAGAATGTTTGATCGATATGGTGGTAAGTGGATTGTCCTTCCAGGTGTAGTCATAATTACCTTGGCCACTGTTCCATTCATTTTTATAGATACAGAAACGACGTTTGCATTTATAACTACTTTGTATGCCGTTCGAATGTTAGGTTTAGCATTGATTATGATGCCGATACAGACTGCTGCACTGAATCAGCTGCCTAATAATTTAATACCTCATGGAGCAGCAATGGATGGTACGATGCGTATGACAGCAGCTTCTGTAGGAACTGCTGTCTTGGTTACTGTAATGACCTCAGTAGAATCCATGGCAGAAAATCAAGTGGCTCGCCCGGATATTTTAGGTGTGAATGTGTCATTTTCTGTAATTGCAGTGTTAGGACTATGTACGATTATTGCCTATTTCTTTATTAAGTTCGACCCATCACCGGCTAAAATAGCAAAGATGGAAGAAGACAAGTCAAATTAA
- a CDS encoding APC family permease: protein MNNSEKLLKSLDKKDVFALAFGAMIGWGWVVTSGLWITEAGALGAIIAFLLGGLLVVFVGLTYAELSSALPFVGGEHVYTYKAMGRVTSFIATWAIILGYVSVIAFEAVALPTVFEYLVPNYSQGYLYTIAGWDVTLTWAGVGIIGSVLVAWINYRGIKLSSIINFILTILILIAGIMLITGSTFSGNMSNMNPLFETGMTGIMTVLMMTSFMFVGFDVIPQAAEEINLPNKKIGQLLILSVVVAVIWYIAIIFGVSRMLTPSEINASNLVTADAVAKAFGNSEMMGNFLVLGGIGGILTSWIGFYVGGSRAIYALAKAGMLPKSLGQLHPKYNTPHKAILLIAVLSTAAPLLGRPALVWLVNAGGLGLVVAWLMVTISFIILRKKAPEMQRPFRLPGGTTIGWIATIMAIGVTILYLPGMPSALIWPYEWLIIGTWIILGFVLYNYSMRKYGKKNTDDYMKKEVNKSA from the coding sequence ATGAACAACTCGGAAAAGCTATTAAAATCGTTGGATAAAAAAGATGTTTTTGCCCTTGCATTTGGAGCAATGATTGGTTGGGGATGGGTAGTTACTTCTGGTTTATGGATAACGGAAGCTGGAGCACTCGGAGCAATTATCGCATTTTTACTCGGCGGCCTACTTGTCGTATTTGTTGGTTTAACATACGCAGAACTGTCCTCTGCACTTCCATTTGTCGGAGGAGAACATGTGTACACATACAAGGCAATGGGAAGAGTAACATCATTCATAGCCACTTGGGCAATTATTCTTGGTTATGTTTCAGTTATTGCTTTTGAAGCAGTAGCCTTACCAACTGTTTTCGAGTACCTTGTCCCCAATTATAGTCAAGGATACCTCTATACAATTGCCGGTTGGGATGTCACATTAACTTGGGCTGGTGTGGGGATTATTGGTTCGGTATTGGTTGCATGGATTAATTATAGAGGAATTAAACTATCATCTATAATAAATTTCATCTTAACCATACTAATTCTCATTGCAGGAATCATGCTTATTACTGGAAGTACATTTAGCGGTAATATGAGCAATATGAATCCGCTTTTTGAAACAGGAATGACAGGAATCATGACAGTTCTTATGATGACTTCTTTTATGTTTGTTGGTTTTGATGTCATACCACAAGCTGCCGAAGAAATTAATCTACCAAATAAAAAAATCGGGCAATTACTAATCTTATCTGTAGTAGTAGCTGTAATTTGGTATATAGCGATAATTTTTGGTGTTTCTAGAATGTTAACTCCGTCAGAAATCAATGCATCCAATTTAGTTACAGCAGATGCGGTGGCAAAGGCTTTTGGAAATAGTGAAATGATGGGTAATTTTCTTGTCTTAGGTGGTATCGGTGGGATATTGACAAGTTGGATCGGATTTTATGTTGGAGGTAGCAGGGCAATATATGCTTTAGCAAAGGCTGGAATGCTCCCTAAATCTCTCGGGCAATTACATCCTAAATATAATACTCCCCATAAAGCTATTTTGTTAATTGCAGTATTATCGACGGCGGCTCCGCTTTTAGGAAGACCAGCTCTTGTTTGGTTAGTCAATGCAGGTGGTCTTGGACTTGTTGTTGCTTGGTTAATGGTTACTATATCCTTTATAATATTGCGAAAGAAAGCACCAGAGATGCAACGACCCTTTCGCCTTCCTGGTGGAACTACGATTGGTTGGATAGCGACCATTATGGCTATTGGTGTAACGATTCTTTATCTTCCAGGTATGCCATCTGCGTTAATCTGGCCCTATGAATGGCTTATCATCGGTACTTGGATTATATTAGGATTTGTTTTATACAATTACTCGATGAGGAAATATGGAAAGAAAAATACAGATGATTACATGAAAAAAGAAGTGAATAAGAGCGCATAA
- a CDS encoding aspartate aminotransferase family protein: MEDLFELDKKHFIHPTSSIIQQQTDGAKSIMAKGDGIYVTDTNNKEYIDAVSSLWNVNIGHGRTELAEVASEQMKKLAFSSAFSTFSHEPAIRLAKKISELTPQGLNAVFFTSGGSESNDSAVKLSRHYWKIQNKPTKRKIISLKRGYHGVAAASTSITGIPEFWNMAGHLMNDFLHVETPYRSTTEKAITSLQSMIEQETKETIAAIIVEPVQGAGGVLIPPTDYLEAVRELCDFYNILFIADEVITGFGRTGTMFGMENWHVIPDAMTFAKGVTSGYIPMGGVVVSDHIHTVLKEKSKGTLFHGFTYSGHPTAAAVALKNIEIIEQESLVTNAKERGLELLNGFQKIQKKSSIVGEVRAIGLIGAIELVQDSSTSQPFSPDVGITNVVINALHERGVISRGVTYDGSNILCFAPPLIITKQEVNELISRISDAILFVQQKLGVAQD; the protein is encoded by the coding sequence ATGGAAGATTTATTTGAATTAGATAAAAAACATTTTATTCACCCTACGTCATCCATTATACAGCAACAAACAGATGGAGCTAAGTCAATTATGGCTAAGGGTGATGGTATCTATGTTACAGATACCAATAACAAAGAATATATCGATGCAGTTTCTTCACTTTGGAATGTAAATATCGGACATGGAAGAACTGAATTAGCGGAAGTAGCATCAGAACAAATGAAAAAACTAGCTTTCAGTTCTGCTTTTTCAACATTTAGTCATGAGCCAGCTATACGATTAGCAAAGAAAATTTCAGAACTTACTCCACAAGGATTAAATGCTGTCTTCTTCACTTCAGGCGGATCAGAGTCAAATGACTCCGCTGTAAAACTTTCACGTCATTACTGGAAAATACAAAACAAACCCACCAAAAGAAAAATCATTTCTTTAAAAAGAGGATACCATGGAGTGGCTGCCGCCTCTACAAGTATAACTGGCATACCTGAATTTTGGAATATGGCGGGTCATTTGATGAATGACTTTTTACATGTAGAAACACCTTATCGTTCAACTACAGAAAAAGCAATCACATCGTTACAATCCATGATAGAACAAGAAACTAAAGAGACTATAGCAGCAATTATTGTAGAGCCTGTTCAAGGAGCTGGAGGTGTATTGATTCCGCCTACAGATTATTTGGAGGCAGTAAGAGAACTTTGCGACTTCTATAATATCCTTTTTATTGCTGATGAGGTAATTACCGGTTTCGGGAGAACAGGAACCATGTTTGGTATGGAAAATTGGCATGTTATACCGGATGCAATGACCTTTGCTAAAGGTGTTACTAGTGGATATATTCCCATGGGCGGTGTTGTCGTATCCGATCATATTCACACTGTTTTAAAAGAAAAATCAAAAGGAACTCTTTTCCATGGATTTACCTATAGTGGTCATCCTACAGCTGCTGCAGTTGCATTAAAAAATATAGAAATCATTGAACAAGAATCACTTGTCACTAACGCAAAAGAAAGAGGATTGGAATTACTGAATGGCTTCCAAAAAATCCAAAAAAAATCGTCTATTGTTGGAGAAGTTAGAGCAATCGGATTAATAGGAGCTATTGAACTTGTACAAGATTCTTCCACCAGTCAACCATTCTCTCCAGATGTTGGTATAACCAATGTTGTTATTAATGCACTACATGAACGAGGAGTAATATCAAGAGGGGTCACTTACGATGGTTCGAACATCTTATGTTTTGCCCCACCGTTAATTATTACAAAACAAGAAGTTAATGAACTTATCTCTCGAATAAGTGACGCCATATTATTTGTTCAACAAAAACTAGGTGTAGCCCAAGATTAA